The Micromonas commoda chromosome 6, complete sequence genome includes the window CGCTGCTGTTCACCATGTGCATCAACACCGTCGGGCCAATCGGCGGGAACATCGCGGCTGAGGTCACCGGGTTCATCAACAGGTGCACCGGCAAGTACACCAAGTGGAcgcagcgcgagctcaaCGAGGCGTTCACCGGGCCGGAGTTCGACATCGCCACGAGGTACGGAGAGGTTCTCATGTGCATCATGGTGACGATGATGTACGGAAGCGGCATGCCTCTGCTTTACGCGTTTGCATCGTTTTTCTGCCTCGCCATCGGCTTCTTCGACAAGAGGTTCCTCCTGAGGGTGTGCCGGCGCCCCCCGAGGTACGGCACCGCGTTGGCgatgctcgcgctcgccgtcgcgccgtgggcggcgtTCGTGCACCTTCTCTTTGGCATGTGGATGCACACGCACTTTCTAACGCCGCTCATCACGGAAACGGCgggggtcggcgacgagtaCGCAGACGCCGCGTTGTCCGCtacgggcggcggggctgcAAACGCCACGGATAGCGCTTTCAGCGGCCTGCtctcctcgggcgcgacgctccAGGACTTGTTGGACATCGCGAACAACGCGagtgcggcggcgcaggatgcggcggcgacagagTACCCACCGATTCTGAGCGAGATTTCAAGGCGAACGATGCAGACAAACGGGTTCCCGTTTTTCCTGCTGGCGATCCTCTTCATCGTGGTGAACGTCGTCGTGAACGTGGTGTCGCAGTTCTGGAAAGCGATCACCACGTTCTTACCGTGCATCAACGCGTTGCCGTGCTtcagggaggaggcggactACGAGGGCGTGCCCACCTTTGAGGATGCCTTCATGATGGACAAACTCATCGGTGCGCACACGTACGAGATGCGGGAGATGCCGATGTACAAGAAGTTCTTCTTCGAGGGCAAGGGTGGATTCAAGGAGAGGGCCGCGGGAGATCAGGCTGATCCTGACACGCCCTTCAAAAAGGGCGAGGATCCGTACAACGTGGAAGTTGACGAtgacaccgacgacgaggacaccATGGCGGAtatcgcggcgatgctggGCAAGCCGGCTGAACCGGcagccgcgaacggcggggtcggcgcggcaggaggaggaggcggcggtctcggcggcggtcccggcggcggtctcggcggcggtctcggcggcggtctcggcgACGGATTAGGCGGGGGTCTCGGTGGGGGTCTCGGCGGGGGCCTGGGCGGGGGCCTGGGCGGGGGCCTGGGCGGCGGGCccaggggcggcggcccggggatggccccgccggcgcctccgggCGGATGGGGCAGGCCGGtttccgcgccggcggggacgggtcCGCCGTCCAGGGTCGGTCCGCCGGGGGGCAGGGTAGGACCTCCCGGGGGTAGGGTCGGTCCGCCGGGCGGGGCTCCCGCGCGCTTcggtccctcgcgcgtcggccCGGGAAGACAGTAGCGTACCATCGGATAGAGCCGGTTAGGATGAAAATATTAGTCGTGTTACAGTTATGGTCGAACGACGCTATCCGCGCAGCCGCACGTctgccgaggagctccttTTCGGACCTGAGAAGTCTTAAATCATCGGGAACCCGCCTTCAAATGGTTGCTACACCCTGAATGCGGCGAGGTTCCGTCACTGGACGTCTACTCCTTGGCGACTCGCTGCGCCCGCGAGGTTTTCAATTTCGCGGAAGACTACGTCACCGGCTCGGAAGCCGAggcccgagctcgcgcgccggtTGGCGGACGAGCTGACGGTCACGTGCGATGAACCCAACGCACGTCGCctcgtctcccgcgcgaaGTTGCCGGGTTTTTACTTGGCCTTCACCGGGAACTTAGCAGGCTGCGACTTCTTCGCAGCCTTGCTCGCGGGCTTGGCCGTGggcttggcgtcgtcgcggctaAGCTTGATGCCGGACCACACGCCGGTGCCCTGCATGGAATCGGTGGCGCCCACCGCGTACCGCGCTCCGTCGAACGCGGTCTTCATGGTTCAGAAAATAGGCATGGTTTGAGTTGAGGGTGTGTGCAACGAcgagggccgcgcgcgcgtttgTGCCGGCTCCTCGAGGGCCACACTTACGTGGCGATATCTGGGCTCGACGTTGAACGAGAGCCTCAGGATTTAGCTCATATGGATACGCAGTCAGAAAAGTAGAATTAGATGAAATAGCTTGAATGTGCGATGGTATCAATACCATTTCATTCGTCTTTGAAACATATTTAGCGTTAACTTAGGATTTCAACAACCTCGAgggccgctcgcgcgccctcccccCACCACCGCACCAcggcccgtcgcgcccgctcACAGCACCTGCACGAGCTCAACGTCGAACttgagcgtcgcgtccggtGGAAtcaggccgccgcccgcgcccctgCTGCCGTACGCCAGGTTGGCGGGAATGGTGAGCACGCGCTTGCCCCCCACCTTCATCGGGGGcactccctcgcctccgagGATGCCCTCGTCCCAGCCCGCGATGACCTCCCTGACGCCAACCTTGAACGTGAGCGGGGAGCCGCGCGAGTAGGAGCTGTCGAacacgcgcccgtcgaggagccTGCCGGTGTAGTGCGCCTTGATCAGCGACCCCTTCGACGGGGTGATCCCGGAGCCGACGACGGACTCGCAGAACTGGAggccggacgcgccggtcgTGACCTCGCCGGTGCACTCAAACTCGGGgagaccgcgcgcgagcgcgggggctgcctgggagagcgccgcggcggcgagcactgcggcggcgacagcctcgcggcgccccgaggaaaccttcttctcgtcggaccccgcggacgcgcgcgcgggagccgcggcgcggcgggaagaggacccagcgcggcgggaggaggacacgacggggctcgcggcgatgcggaatgaggcggagagggcggACATTGTTCTTGCACGTGTCGTGTGGGGACGCGCTTGCGTTGTGAACTGGACAATCGGGGGCATCTGCCACGTCATGAATTTTGGATAACTTTTGAGGATCGTCGGCAAAACGTCTCAAGTTTGGCACCCACGCGCAGAAGACAGAGGGAGCTCGTGGGCGAGGGATCGCGACTAGTCAATAATCAACTCGCAACGTCGCAATGTAGACTAATGATAAACCTACAAGTGGCCGATCTTATCGCCCTTCATCAGATCTGCCCAACGGCGTTCATATCCGAGGAAGAGTTCAGCGGCAGAGCGTCAAAGTACTTGAACTCTCCGTCGGCCATCTTGTACCTAGACCTCTCCGCCAGCGTCTTCGTCCCGCCCCTGTTCTTCTTTCCCGCAGCCTTGTACGACACCTCGTACGTCACGAACgtctccccgtcgccctcttTGGTTCCCTTCACCCGAAGAGACGTAAACTGAACTTTCTTCATCGTGGCGTCGGCATCTTTCTCTAGCTgtgccctcgcctccgccgggtcgtcCTTGCGCTTCATGTCCTTGGAGTCCGGATGCGTGGATGCAACGATGTATTTGGGCACGTTCTTGACGTAGGCGCTGAACCGTGCGCGGACGATGGCCTCGGGGGTGATTgagtcggcgggcgcggcgccgtcgtgatGGGGTCCACAGCAGACGGAGTAGTCCTTTCCGCTGCCGCACGGGCACCGCGGGTcgaccttcgcgtcgcccgcggaaTCTGTGCCGTCATCCatgagctccgcgagcatgCCCTTGCGACCCATGCACACGGAGACGTCGCGGTGACGGCCGTGAGCAGAAACGAGGGTCACAGCACCGCTTCGGGGTTCTAGGGATTTGGCTCCCGAAAACACGCCACGCGCGGGTTGGGTCGCGCGAGAGGCGACCGAGCCGCGAGCTGGGACGACAAAAGTGC containing:
- a CDS encoding predicted protein — translated: MMYGSGMPLLYAFASFFCLAIGFFDKRFLLRVCRRPPRYGTALAMLALAVAPWAAFVHLLFGMWMHTHFLTPLITETAGVGDEYADAALSATGGGAANATDSAFSGLLSSGATLQDLLDIANNASAAAQDAAATEYPPILSEISRRTMQTNGFPFFLLAILFIVVNVVVNVVSQFWKAITTFLPCINALPCFREEADYEGVPTFEDAFMMDKLIGAHTYEMREMPMYKKFFFEGKGGFKERAAGDQADPDTPFKKGEDPYN
- a CDS encoding predicted protein, producing MAPPAPPGGWGRPVSAPAGTGPPSRVGPPGGRVGPPGGRVGPPGGAPARFGPSRVGPGRQ
- a CDS encoding predicted protein, translating into MKTAFDGARYAVGATDSMQGTGVWSGIKLSRDDAKPTAKPASKAAKKSQPAKFPVKAK
- a CDS encoding peptidyl prolyl isomerase, which gives rise to MTWQMPPIVQFTTQARPHTTRARTMSALSASFRIAASPVVSSSRRAGSSSRRAAAPARASAGSDEKKVSSGRREAVAAAVLAAAALSQAAPALARGLPEFECTGEVTTGASGLQFCESVVGSGITPSKGSLIKAHYTGRLLDGRVFDSSYSRGSPLTFKVGVREVIAGWDEGILGGEGVPPMKVGGKRVLTIPANLAYGSRGAGGGLIPPDATLKFDVELVQVL
- a CDS encoding predicted protein, whose amino-acid sequence is MRQPVLIRHQFARVAQLHVGANADEFVVKLVHQPVGDPAWCVARPRWTTALKLSCDGVVKVGLQAPLVVLQNVRGGTPMDFPFIKELRHEPVRHCASFCAGRVYPGRQPMLTIYCRVSSSLSEIFISQHVERRLLLRGSLARHNPSRGPARDLVSNRVPIKGIMSSAICRTFVVPARGSVASRATQPARGVFSGAKSLEPRSGAVTLVSAHGRHRDVSVCMGRKGMLAELMDDGTDSAGDAKVDPRCPCGSGKDYSVCCGPHHDGAAPADSITPEAIVRARFSAYVKNVPKYIVASTHPDSKDMKRKDDPAEARAQLEKDADATMKKVQFTSLRVKGTKEGDGETFVTYEVSYKAAGKKNRGGTKTLAERSRYKMADGEFKYFDALPLNSSSDMNAVGQI